CCCGCCACGCGCACGCGCATGTCAGCGGAAGACGTCGTAGCGGCCGGCGCCGGTCTGCCGGTTTTGCGCGTACCAGTCGATGGTCTCGCGAATGCCTGCTTCAAGGCTCACCGATGGTGCGATTCCCAGCGCGCGGGCCCGCGTCATGTCCATCACGCGCATGGCGTCGCCTCGCGGCTTCGAGGTGTCCCACTCGACGCGAGGCGGTGAATCGAGCTGGGCGGTCACCACGTCGACCAGCTCGCGAATCGAGGTGCCCACGCCGCTGCCCAGGTTCACGGGCTTTGAGCAGCGCTGCTCGAACACGGTGAGCATGCCTGCGGCCACGTCTCTTGCGTGAATGAAGTCGCGTCGCGCCGAGCCGTCTCCCCACACGACGAGGGGATTCTCACCATCAACGGCGCGGCGCACGATCGATGGAACCACCATGGCGTTCTGCAGGTCGAAGTTGTCGTAGGGGCCGTAGGTGTTGGCCGGCCGCACGATGTAGAGGTCTTCCCAGCCGTACTCGACGCGATACG
The Pseudomonadota bacterium DNA segment above includes these coding regions:
- a CDS encoding NAD-dependent epimerase/dehydratase family protein; translation: MFKNRSVLVAGGTGLIGRPLVEMLLERGAKVRVVSLDDASRAPAGSEFQRLDLTDPAACAQACDGIEFVFQLCGVKGSPAVSTTRPASFITPTVLFSFHLLEAARRCGVKRYLFTSSIAVYSPAEVLREDDVWSTFPSPNDRVPGWAKRLCELQVESYRVEYGWEDLYIVRPANTYGPYDNFDLQNAMVVPSIVRRAVDGENPLVVWGDGSARRDFIHARDVAAGMLTVFEQRCSKPVNLGSGVGTSIRELVDVVTAQLDSPPRVEWDTSKPRGDAMRVMDMTRARALGIAPSVSLEAGIRETIDWYAQNRQTGAGRYDVFR